One stretch of Elephas maximus indicus isolate mEleMax1 chromosome 22, mEleMax1 primary haplotype, whole genome shotgun sequence DNA includes these proteins:
- the DERL3 gene encoding derlin-3 isoform X2, producing MAWQGLAAEFLQVPAVTRAYTAACVLTTAAVLDFLSPFQLYFNPHLVFRKFQVWRLVTSFFFFGHLGFNFFFNMLFVFRYCRLLEEGSFRGRTADFVFMLLFGGVLMTLLGFLGSLFFLGQALMAMLVYVWSRRNPRVRVNFFGLLTFQAPFLPWALMGFSMLLGNSVLVDLMGAAVGHIYYYLEDVFPNQPGGKRVLLTPRFLKLLLDAPEEDPNYLPLPEEQPGPQPPPPEQ from the exons ATGGCGTGGCAGGGTCTGGCGGCCGAGTTCCTGCAGGTGCCGGCGGTGACGCGAGCCTACACGGCGGCCTGCGTGCTCACCACCGCCGCCGTG CTGGATTTCCTCAGCCCCTTCCAGCTCTACTTCAACCCGCACCTCGTGTTCAGGAAGTTCCAG GTCTGGCGGCTAGTCACCAGTTTCTTTTTCTTCGGGCACCTGGGATTCAACTTCTTCTTCAACATGCTCTTCGT GTTCCGTTACTGCCGCTTGCTGGAGGAGGGCTCGTTCCGCGGCCGCACGGCCGACTTTGTCTTCATGCTTCTCTTCGGGGGCGTCCTCATGACC CTGCTGGGGTTCCTGGGCAGCCTGTTCTTCCTGGGCCAGGCCCTCATGGCCATGCTAGTGTATGTGTGGAGCCGTCGCAACCCGCGCGTCAGGGTCAACTTCTTCGGGCTCCTTACTTTCCAGGCACCCTTCCTGCCTTGGGCACTCATGGGCTTCTCGATGCTGCTGGGCAACTCAGTCCTCGTGGACCTGATGG GGGCTGCCGTGGGCCACATCTACTACTACTTGGAAGATGTGTTCCCCAACCAGCCTGGAGGCAAGAGGGTGCTGCTGACTCCCAGATTCCT GAAGCTGCTACTGGATGCCCCAGAGGAGGATCCCAACTACTTGCCCCTACCAGAGGAGCAGCCGGGACCCCAGCCGCCACCCCCAGAGCAATGA
- the DERL3 gene encoding derlin-3 isoform X1 has protein sequence MAWQGLAAEFLQVPAVTRAYTAACVLTTAAVQLDFLSPFQLYFNPHLVFRKFQVWRLVTSFFFFGHLGFNFFFNMLFVFRYCRLLEEGSFRGRTADFVFMLLFGGVLMTLLGFLGSLFFLGQALMAMLVYVWSRRNPRVRVNFFGLLTFQAPFLPWALMGFSMLLGNSVLVDLMGAAVGHIYYYLEDVFPNQPGGKRVLLTPRFLKLLLDAPEEDPNYLPLPEEQPGPQPPPPEQ, from the exons ATGGCGTGGCAGGGTCTGGCGGCCGAGTTCCTGCAGGTGCCGGCGGTGACGCGAGCCTACACGGCGGCCTGCGTGCTCACCACCGCCGCCGTG CAGCTGGATTTCCTCAGCCCCTTCCAGCTCTACTTCAACCCGCACCTCGTGTTCAGGAAGTTCCAG GTCTGGCGGCTAGTCACCAGTTTCTTTTTCTTCGGGCACCTGGGATTCAACTTCTTCTTCAACATGCTCTTCGT GTTCCGTTACTGCCGCTTGCTGGAGGAGGGCTCGTTCCGCGGCCGCACGGCCGACTTTGTCTTCATGCTTCTCTTCGGGGGCGTCCTCATGACC CTGCTGGGGTTCCTGGGCAGCCTGTTCTTCCTGGGCCAGGCCCTCATGGCCATGCTAGTGTATGTGTGGAGCCGTCGCAACCCGCGCGTCAGGGTCAACTTCTTCGGGCTCCTTACTTTCCAGGCACCCTTCCTGCCTTGGGCACTCATGGGCTTCTCGATGCTGCTGGGCAACTCAGTCCTCGTGGACCTGATGG GGGCTGCCGTGGGCCACATCTACTACTACTTGGAAGATGTGTTCCCCAACCAGCCTGGAGGCAAGAGGGTGCTGCTGACTCCCAGATTCCT GAAGCTGCTACTGGATGCCCCAGAGGAGGATCCCAACTACTTGCCCCTACCAGAGGAGCAGCCGGGACCCCAGCCGCCACCCCCAGAGCAATGA